AGCGAAGGgcgatctcgcccaggcgagctagtctcgcccaagcgagatgctCGTTGGGTGCCACTGTTacaggtctcgcctaggcgagaaggcctagcctaagcgagagagtTGCAGTGGCTTAAGCGAGGAtttctagcctaggcgagaatagcgcaaatttatatgttatatttctATTTCCCTTGAGTATGGTTATTTATCTCAAACGTGCATGATTTCAGTGTGTTTGTATGAGTTGTATAAGTTGTGTACACTGAAAGTTGTATGTTAGCATGAGTAATATGTGGAATTCTATTTGGTTGGTTGAGAACATGCATGAGAATTAAATGTTGAGATGATAAGTGGTGGTTGTGGCATGAGAGACATGAAAACTGtatgtgataggcgtaattcaatgagtctcgtggggagacttcatagtggcgtgtagtgtatatattaagatatggattcaagtaaggatcgcatcccgaaactctaaagggtcagtgagtctcaggtagagcaatctgacccaagtggtgagagtggcggaaggccttagtctttggcagggtaatggccttagatgcttgaaggttaaccttgtgcgtggtagggtgaaacccattggcaatggctctgcagagcagtagaggccaccacgaaTGCAAGCGtgcagtgaatccgatcttagtatatgtatccggataattgagtcatagtgtccagTGTGTTGGCTACAATTAGATTCTCTGTGCTTACTGTGCTGCATGATTGAACTGTTTAAATATTCGTATGCTATACCccgataaaatttatattacattagcttacccttgcattttgTTATGTTTCTGTTACGTTTTCTCTTTCGCGATGATCAcccttggtgggagcagatggaggaAATTCTGGGAGTAGGCCTGGTGGTAGCAGTGGTGCAGCTTAGGGGACCTATTTGCGTGCCTCTCAGGAGTATTCTATGGCCCTAGTGCCCATTGTAATTTCTCGCTCTAGGAGTTCTTTTGTTTATCTGTGAATCTTGTTGTTTCTGTTTTGGCTATGGCATGGTTATATGCCTAGAAACCCTTGCAAGTACATTCTTGGATGACTGTAACAGTTGGGTTCCTTATGTATGTTGTTCCAAATCTGACTGCTCTTTATTATGActgtgtgatgttttatttagtagatttTATCTATTCAAataggatgttacatttttatgGTATTAGAGCCTTCGTTCCTATGTGTCTGTGGGCTATGTGTTTGCTTAGCTTTCGTTGTGTCTTTCTTGTCGTGTTTAGATGAGTTTCCAGTCTAACCGAGTTCTGATGGTTCTTTCTGTGTGTCTAGTGTTATGGCACCCCCGCGTATAGCTCCTCCTCCAACACTTCAGGGCGATGGGCAAGATCTGGCTAGGGCAATCGAGGCAATGGCTGCTGCTTTGACCTAACAAAGCAATGCCATGTTGCAGCAACACGAGGCGACGATGTAGCGCCAGGAAGCCTCTCTTGAGCAACAGAACTTtatgatgcagcagatggatgCTGCTAGGCAGGCTGCTGAGGATGCATAGAGGCAGCACGTGGATGCTCTACGTCAGTTAGGGGAGAATGCTGCTGGTGCTCAGATGTATGGTCCTCATCCCCAACCTTCACCCCTtgaatggagtttggaagacttCTTGAAGCACCACCCCgccaagtttgatggcaagacGAGTCCCGATCAGGCGGACCAGTGGATGAAGGATATGGAGCGCATCTTTGATGCCAAGAGGTGCCCCGATGAAAGCAAGCTTGCTTTCACTATCTACATGCTCACAGGAGAGGCTGAGCATTGGTGGGCCAGCATGAGGCTAGTGATGGAAGAGAAGCATGAGGATATCACATGGGAAGCCTTCAGGAGGAGGTTTCTTTCAGAGTATTTCCCTGATAGCGTGAGGTACGCTAAGGAGGTAGAGTTCCTCCAGCTGACACAGGGGAACAAATCAGTAGCAGAGTACGCCGAGAGATTCAAGCATCTGGGGCGTTTCTACACCATCCCGCTCGATGAGGGTTGGCGCTGcaggaagtttgagaatggtctcAGAGGAGAcatccgcttgatggtggccccgctgtccatcaaggactttgcaaCCTTAGTGGAAAAGGCCAAGGTCATGGAGCGTATGAAGGTAGAGGTGGAAGCCCAACAGCAGCCACAACAGAGAGTTagcggaccatctgggtccaagccaCGAGTTGAAGAGAAGAGGAAGCCATATGCTAGACCTTACCCACAGCCACAGGGGTCTAGAGGTTTTTCTTCCCCGCCCAGCAGGATCCAGTGCTATCATTGCGGAGGGCCGCATGGGAAGAATTTTTGCCCGCAGCTATCATGTTTCCGTAGGTGCAACCATTGTGGCAGGGATGGCCACTTTGGTAGAGATTGTCCCACCCTGAGGAGGACTGTGGCACGACCCTCACCACAGACTCCGAGCCAGACGTCTGGTCAGACTCAGCAGAGGAGAGGAGGTAGCAGGCCTTAGGCTACAGGCAGAGTTTTTACGATGACCGGGTCAGAGGCGGCAAGTTCAGGTAACCTTGTGattggttgttgtgtgatatCCGGCAAGTCTTGTTGCGTGCTttttgattctggagcgacagaCTCATTTGTGTTAGAGTCTTGCGTACGGGAGTTAGGTCTGTCAGTGTGTGAGCTACCGTTTGACCTCATGGTATCTACCCTGGCATTTGGGTTGGTTAGGACTTCTTTGGTGTGTGCTAGATGTCCAGTTGAGATAAAGGGACGAGTATACAAAGTCAGTCTCATATGCCTCCCTCTGTAAGGGCTAgatgtgatcttgggaatggattggctctctgccaatcatGTTCTCATAGACTGTCGGGAGAAAAAGCTGTTGTTCTCCAACttagaggagcctgagttgttgtCTTCCCATGGGGTTATGAAGGAAATTCATAGCGGCACACAGTGTTTTATGGTCTTTGCTAGGATAGAGGTTGAGAAGGAGGAGAGGATCACCGTGATACCAATGGTAAGGGACTTTGAGGATGTGTTTCCCGAAGAGGTACCAGGTTTGCCCCCGAGAAGAGAAGTTGAGTTCTccatagacttggtaccaggagCTGGCCCCGTGTCGATAGCTCCCTACCATATGGCCCCAGCAGAGTTGGTGGAGCTAAAGAAGCAGATAGAGGGATTGCTGGAGGAACAGTTTATACGACCGAGTGCTTCGCCGTGGGGAGCGCCTGTcttgttggtaaagaagaaggatgacGGCTCGAGattgtgtgtggattataggcAGTTGAACAAGCTGACTATCAAAAACAAGTACCCCTTTCCAagaatagatgatttgatggatcagctaCATGGGGCGTCggtgttctccaagattgatctcTAGTcaggttatcatcagattcCGGTGAAGGCGGAAGATGTAGAGAAGACTGCTTTCAGATCCAGATACGGGCACTACGAGTACGTGGTTGTAccgtttggtgtgaccaatgctccagctttgttcatggactacatgaacaggatcttccgcccgtttctagataagtttgtcgtggtctttaTAGACGACATTCTCATCTACTCCAGGACGCACGAGGAACATGCCGAGCATCTGAGGATAGTGCTTGGTATCTTGAGGGAGAGGCAGTTGTTTGCCAAGTTGTCAAAGTGTGACTTTTGGATGAGAGAGGTGCAGTTCTTGGGGCACGTGATATCAACTCAGGGCATAGCTATGGATCCAGCTAAGGTGGAGGCCGTGATACAGTGGAAATGTCCCAAGTCAGTGACGGAGATTTGGAGCTTCATGGGTTTAGCTGGCTACTACAGGAGGTTTATagaggggttctccaagatagCGGCACCCCTGACATAGCTAACCAGGAAGGACCAACCGTTTGCATGGACTGATAGGTGTGAGGAGAGCTTCAGGGAGCTTAAGCAGAGGCTGACGAGTGCTCCAGTGTTGGTAATCCCAGATgtgagtaaaccctttgaggtctACTGTGATGCTTCTCATCAGGGCCTtgggtgtgtcttgatgcagGAGAGGAAGGTGGTGGCCTATGCTTCGAGGCAGTTGAAagttcatgagaagaactatccTACTCATGATCTCGAGTTGGCAGCGGTGGTCTTTGCTTTAAAAatctggaggcactacttgtatggtgCACATTTCCGCGTGTTTAGTGACCACAAGAGCTTGAAATACCTCTTTGATAAAAaaagagctgaatatgaggcagaggcggtGGATTACGACTTCGAACTTCTCTATCACCCAGGGAAggcgaatgtggtggcagacGCACTGAGCAGGAAGACCATGCATGTGGCACACTTGATGATAAAAGAGATGGAGTTGCTAGAGAGCTTCAGAGACATGAAGCTACAGTTTGACTTGGAGCTGAAATTCATTAGGTGTAGCACCTTGGTCATATCTAGTGACTTTCTGGGCTTAATCAAGGAGAGGCAAGCAAGGGATGTTAGTCTACAGAAGGTGAAAGAACTACTAGGATCGGATCAGGCCAAGGAGTTTGCCTTGGGTAGGGATGGTATGCTGAGGTTCAGAGACAGGGTCTGTGTACCAGATGATGTTGAGTTGAGAAAGTTggtccttgaggaaggacacaagagtcgtcttagtatGCATCctagcatgactaagatgtaccaagacctcaaggagaacttttggtgGCAAGGCATGAAGAAAGAGGTCGCACAATTTGTATCGGCTTGTTTAACTTGTCAAAAGGctaaggtggagcatcagaaacCTGGTGGAACGCTTCAACCCTTGGATATTCCGGTGTGGAAGTGGGACAACATAGCTATGGATTTTATTACCCACTTGCCTCGCACCGTGAGAGGGcatgatgctatatgggtgGGGGTGGATCGGCTAACaaagagtgctcactttttggcAATGAATCTTAGAATGcctatggccaagttggcccagctcTACATCCAAgagatagtgagacttcatgggGTGCCTGGTAGCATAGTGTCTGACAGAGACCCCCGGTTCACTTCCAGGTTCTGGCAAACGCTGCAGGAGGCTATAGGTAGTAGGCTGAGGATGAGTTTtgcttatcatcctcagacggatggcCAATCAGAGAGGATGATCCAGTCCttggaggacttgttgaggacaTGTATCTTGGACCACCTTGGCAATTGGGATGAGGTGCTacctagagatggcaaataaacccgtccccgtgggtattgcccgaacccgtccccgttttgacggggaatccccgcattgactgggtatgggtatgggtatggggaatccccgactttttcagttgggaatggggatgggtatggggatgtacatatacccgccataatacccgtccccgccatatctccattctcgtttaaattattaaaatattcacaattaatcaagtaacccctatatatatatatatattttttttctattttttatttcttttaattatttcatttgtcatgaaactcattctcatctccaatatattttttatcttatcataacctttatgtaattatgttaaaatgatgtatgttaattaaaaaaaaattatgcctcacatttgaatatttatatt
This region of Vigna unguiculata cultivar IT97K-499-35 chromosome 5, ASM411807v1, whole genome shotgun sequence genomic DNA includes:
- the LOC114184693 gene encoding uncharacterized protein LOC114184693, with protein sequence MYGPHPQPSPLEWSLEDFLKHHPAKFDGKTSPDQADQWMKDMERIFDAKRCPDESKLAFTIYMLTGEAEHWWASMRLVMEEKHEDITWEAFRRRFLSEYFPDSVRYAKEVEFLQLTQGNKSVAEYAERFKHLGRFYTIPLDEGWRCRKFENGLRGDIRLMVAPLSIKDFATLVEKAKVMERMKVEVEAQQQPQQRVSGPSGSKPRVEEKRKPYARPYPQPQGSRGFSSPPSRIQCYHCGGPHGKNFCPQLSCFRRCNHCGRDGHFGRDCPTLRRTVARPSPQTPSQTSGQTQQRRGGSRP